The nucleotide sequence TCATTAACAACAATGAGTGCACAAAAAAAAGTGGGTGGTGTAGAATTACCAGCAACAGTTGAATTTAAGGGAGAAACACTAAAGTTGAATGGAGCTGGAGTTCGAGAAAAATTCTGGATCGATTTATATGCTGGAGCACTTTATCTAACAGATAAGGATAGCGATGCTCAAAAGGTAATAAGTGCAGATAAGCCCATGGCAATTAAACTGCATATCGTTTCTAAATTAATTACCAGCGATAAAATGATCGATGCGGTAAACGAAGGTTTTGAAAATGCCACCGATGGTAAAACAGCGCCTATTGAAGCTGAAATTAAACGATTTCAAGGCTTTTTTAGTGACGAGATAAAGAAAAACGATGTTTTTGACTTAGTTTACATTCCTGGCGAAGGTGTGATCTCGTATAAAAACGGCAAAGAAAAAGGAACTATTAAAGGAATTGCTTTCAAAAAAGCTTTGTTCGGAATCTGGCTTTCTAAAAAACCAGCAGAAGACGATCTAAAAGAAGCAATGTTAGGACAATAAACAACATGAAGAAATATATTCTATTTTCCATATTAATTTGGGCTTTTGGAGCCAATCTAAACGCACAAGAAGGCATTTTTGGAAAATGGAGGTGTACCAATCATGATGGTAAAGTGAATTCTATTGTAAGAATCTATCAGAAGGATGATGGTGAAGTTTGTGGGAAAGTTGTTAGAATTCTGAAGGAAGAAGATCGCGATAAGATTTGTACCGAATGTGAGGGAGATCTTAAAAACAAACCGATCGAAGGGTTACAGCTGATGCATGGTTTGCAAAAAGATGGTAACGAATATTCTGGTGGCGAAATTATAAATCCGAAGTCCGGTAAAATATATAAAGTAAAAATTTGGGTTGATGAAGACCAACCAGACAAACTTAATGTTCGCGGTTATGTGGCTTTCTTTTTTAAAACGATGACCTGGGATCGAGCTGATTAGTTTATAATTTGAAGAGTAATCAGGATTCAAAATAGGAGTTAGTATTTCAGTAATTTTGATATTTTGAAAAGACTTTCTGATAATTAAATCTCAGCATTTTTATAAAATATTTTAAAAACCATTCTTTAATCGAGAATGGTTTTTATTTTTACCTTTTTTAGACCAAATTCTGCGTATGCCAAAGTTTGTAGACGTCATTTTACCTTTACCCTTAGATAATAGATTTACATACAGTATTTCTGTTGAAGAAGCTTCTTTCTTACAGGAAGGAATGCGAGTGGCCGTACCATTTGGGAAATCTAAAATTTATACAGGAATTATTGCTGAAGTGCATGATCGTGACCCCAAAGTTTATGAGGCAAAACCTATTAGTCAGATTTTGGATGAGGAACCACTTGCAACTAAGCAACAGCTGAAATTTTGGAACTGGATTGCTTCATATTACATGTGTACTGAAGGTGAAGTGATGCGTGCGGCACTTCCGGGAGCATTTATTTTAGAAAGTGAAAGTATAGTTCAGCTTAAAAAAGATGCCATAATTGATGATTCTGATCTTAAGGATGATGAATTTTTGGTGGTCGAAGCATTGCAAAATCAGTCTTCATTAAAGATTAAAGAAGTTGAAGCTTTGTTAGATAAGAAAACGGTTTTGCCAGTTCTTAACCGTTTAATGGCTAAAGATATTGTTGTACTAAGCCAAGAAATTTACGAGCAATATAAGCCAAAACGAGTTCGGTACATAAAACTACACGAAAATCATGAATCTGAAGATGCTATGCACACGCTTTTGGATGAACTATCCAGAGCGCATAAACAGCGAGAAGTGGTTTTAAGTTACTTCAGTATAAAAGCGAAAAGCACCAAGCCAATCAAGGCGAAGGAGTTGCTGAAGATTTCAGGGACAACTTCTTCAGTTTTAAAAAGTCTGTTGAAGAAGAATATTTTTCAGGAATATTACATTAACGAAGATCGGGTAGGTTTTGGTGGTGAAATTACTCGAAATCATATTGAATTTAACGAATTTCAGGAGAAAGCTTTTGGTCAAATTAAAGCTTCTTTTGAAGATAAAACCGTGTGTTTATTGCATGGGGTAACTTCTAGTGGTAAAACTGAAATTTATTTCAAATTAATAGAAGAAGTACTTCAGCAAGGACAGCAGGCACTTTATTTGCTTCCGGAGATTGCATTAACAACGCAGCTTATAAACCGTTTGCAAGCTTATTTTGGTGATAAGGTTTTGGTTTATCACAGTAAATATTCAATGAATGAGAGGGTGGAGGTTTACCAAAATGTGCTGAATGCAACAGATGATGCTAAAATTATAATTGGTGCACGATCGGCAATATTTTTACCGTTTCAGAAATTAGGGGTAATTGTAGTAGACGAAGAGCATGAAGCTACCTTTAAACAATATGATCCTGCGCCTCGCTACCATGCGCGCGATGCGGCCATAGTTTTAGCTAACCAGTTTAAGGCGAAAACCTTATTGGGTTCTGCTACACCATCATTGGAATCTTATTTTAATGCTGAACATGATAAATATGGTTTTGCTGAATTATCAAGACGATTTGGAAATGTTTTGATGCCGAATATCGAAATCGTCGATATCAAGGAAAAACATAGAAAGAAACGGATGACCGGCCATTTTTCTGATCGCTTGCTCAAAGAAATTGAAGCATCGCTGGCTGAAGGAGAACAGGTGATCTTGTTTCAGAATAGAAGAGGTTTTTCACCAATATTAGAATGTAATACCTGCGGACATTCCCCGCAATGCCCAAATTGTGACGTTAGTTTGACGTATCACAGCCACAGTAATCAATTACGATGTCATTATTGTGGATATCATATTGCTATGCAGCAGCGTTGCATGGCTTGTCACAGTGATGATGTTTCTACAAAAGGTTTTGGAACTGAACAGATCGAAACAGAATTGAAAGCTTTATTTCCAGATCATAAAATCGGTAGAATGGATCAGGATTCTACCCGTGGAAAATACGGTTATGAAAAAATTATTACCGCGTTTGAAGATTTAGAGATC is from Zunongwangia endophytica and encodes:
- a CDS encoding chalcone isomerase family protein — encoded protein: MKKYVLLLVAVCSLTTMSAQKKVGGVELPATVEFKGETLKLNGAGVREKFWIDLYAGALYLTDKDSDAQKVISADKPMAIKLHIVSKLITSDKMIDAVNEGFENATDGKTAPIEAEIKRFQGFFSDEIKKNDVFDLVYIPGEGVISYKNGKEKGTIKGIAFKKALFGIWLSKKPAEDDLKEAMLGQ
- a CDS encoding DUF2147 domain-containing protein, coding for MKKYILFSILIWAFGANLNAQEGIFGKWRCTNHDGKVNSIVRIYQKDDGEVCGKVVRILKEEDRDKICTECEGDLKNKPIEGLQLMHGLQKDGNEYSGGEIINPKSGKIYKVKIWVDEDQPDKLNVRGYVAFFFKTMTWDRAD
- the priA gene encoding replication restart helicase PriA → MPKFVDVILPLPLDNRFTYSISVEEASFLQEGMRVAVPFGKSKIYTGIIAEVHDRDPKVYEAKPISQILDEEPLATKQQLKFWNWIASYYMCTEGEVMRAALPGAFILESESIVQLKKDAIIDDSDLKDDEFLVVEALQNQSSLKIKEVEALLDKKTVLPVLNRLMAKDIVVLSQEIYEQYKPKRVRYIKLHENHESEDAMHTLLDELSRAHKQREVVLSYFSIKAKSTKPIKAKELLKISGTTSSVLKSLLKKNIFQEYYINEDRVGFGGEITRNHIEFNEFQEKAFGQIKASFEDKTVCLLHGVTSSGKTEIYFKLIEEVLQQGQQALYLLPEIALTTQLINRLQAYFGDKVLVYHSKYSMNERVEVYQNVLNATDDAKIIIGARSAIFLPFQKLGVIVVDEEHEATFKQYDPAPRYHARDAAIVLANQFKAKTLLGSATPSLESYFNAEHDKYGFAELSRRFGNVLMPNIEIVDIKEKHRKKRMTGHFSDRLLKEIEASLAEGEQVILFQNRRGFSPILECNTCGHSPQCPNCDVSLTYHSHSNQLRCHYCGYHIAMQQRCMACHSDDVSTKGFGTEQIETELKALFPDHKIGRMDQDSTRGKYGYEKIITAFEDLEIDILVGTQMLTKGLDFRNVNLVGVMNADNLLNFPDFRAHERSFQLMLQVAGRAGRTKKRGKVLIQSYNPHHQIIQQVSTNDYSSMYKEQLQERYNYKYPPYYRLVRLSLKSRDFSKTNDAADWIAKAMQNVFKQHVLGPEFPPVARIRNEYYKNIMLKIPQNQSLGKTKAVLNKILISFNSIGAYRSVRVIVNVDPV